One Dysidea avara chromosome 8, odDysAvar1.4, whole genome shotgun sequence genomic window, TATGCTGATGACACACTGTAATTATGCAGAGATGGACTTCCCAATGTGTTGGACTGCCACCTGACAGATGTTGTTTAATCACATTATGTGCAAATTTATGAAAATAGCACTGAAACATCTCCCAATGCTGTTTCTATTTTCATGCAGAGCTGGTCAACCTTATTACCTatttgatttttattttatacTCGTACTATATATTTGGCAAAAGTCGTTCTTCCATAGACAAGCAGTTACAAAAGCCAAATAAAACATACACGAACAGCAATAAGTACATAAAGAAAACATACACATTCACAAAAACAAAGTTACAAAAGGCAAACATAAACACTACTTACAAACTATATGCCATCCAGGAGATAGTCATGAAGCAGTGATGAAAATGTGTGAATTGCAGAAGGTAGGTTAAGTGGTAAGTTATTCCATCATACCGATGTGCTATAATGAAAGAGCTTCTGTGTAAAGACAGTGTACACCTTAGTAAGATGGCAAAGTGAGAAGGACAGCGAGTTCTGTATGAATGCTGTGGTTAACCAACCAGGAGCAAGGCGGTGCTGTGACACATGATCATACTTGCAAAGTGACATGGTGATGAGAATAGCCCAGTTTTGGAGATGTTGCAACAGATGTTGGATAGAATGTTGAGATAATGCTGTACCCCAAACAGGTAGGGCATAATCCATACAAGATAGAACAAGGGAGTCAACCAACATTATTAGAAGATGACAAACACCTGCGATGGGTATTGATGATCCAAAATAGGTAATAGGAAAGCAGAGACATATGCAGTCCAATTAAGTTGACTGGTACTTTTGGGGGTCAAAATAAAAATTGGAACATGCCAATTACATTAGCTCTGCAATAAAATAAATCTTAGCTCTTGTACAGCAACATAGGTTGTCTGCTCTATCCCATGCTTTAATGTTTATTTCTCCATACACCACACTGAATCATTATAATGATTATGACCCACCTAAATTGCACATGGACACATCAAGGCAACACATTTTCTAATACATGCATAATAGATACTACCATACTTCACCAGAACCCATGCAACAATCAACCAGTCAATGCCACTCTCTCCACTTCATTATCACTATTACTACAAAATTGATATAGTTTCTTCCCAATTAATCCAATTGATATTGGAATGATTTAATTGAAAGCAATACTCTACCACTGTTTAAATCAAAACTGCTATATCTATATTATTTTACTCAACTCTTGATTGATTGGTTTATATAAGCATTATAGCAAATTATATTGTATATAGACATAATACTACCAACCAGACTCTTGCCAGACACAATAAAGAGTTGAAATCAACTGCCTTATTTTGTTAGATAGCATTATCACAAATTATGCTATTTCATTCAAGTACTGTATGACCAGTTGCCACTTTCTTGGCTTCCACTATAGATACCCCTTAGGAAATCCTACATTTACATGGGTGCTTCACACCCCCTTACTATTTGCTAGCTAAAAAGATGACAAGGGggaatcaaaattatatttcagtgcagttaactactctaatagaacatccaacaCTAAAACTCTTCTTTCCCTGCAGCTGTGCATGTGTACTGCTAATCTCACCATTACACCAACATACcagttactataattattttaaaactatACCTTTTTTTATGTACTGTGTGAATCATAAGACATCAATTCTTCTTCTTTTGGCTTAACTGATGAGTAGTGGCTTATAATAACTATGtacaaacttgatgcttgggttgaaatgcttcctTTTGCAACTACATTCTACTGAAATTTTAGCACCAATAAAGTTAACAGGGTTACAGCATCTGCATGGAGGCTATTACACACTTTCCAAATTGCTTGATCAAGCTTCACACATCTAAAATATAGCTTTAGAGTATACATACATTCATATCAAGTTCATTATTGTCATATGTAATGTTGAAACCATTGCCTTAAATTCCAACTTCCCAAAGGAGATGCATGCTTCACAATAACATATGAATCAGAAATTCTCGACCATAAGTATCTTCCCTCCTGACAAAAATAAAGTGAAAACTCTTTGAAAGCATAGAATCAATAATACTGCTTGTCATGGTTTCATTAGTGTTATTAGCATCACTTTAGGCTAACAGAATTAAATAACTGACAGCTTCCAAAGGTAGTATAATATACTCTCCTTGAAATTCAACTTTGAACTCAAGCCATATATACTACAGCAATGTTGTGTGCCCTTTATTGTACATTATGACAGCTATTATACCACAGCTAGAAAAAGAGTAATTCTATTATGAAGTGGCTCACAATGCTTATGCTTACTATAACCTCAGAGCtaaattatcaaaaattttcctgtggaggcatgcccccagacccctctcccccctagatagagcatgctgcTCCACATGCTGATATGAGTGTGCTTTCCACCTTGTCATTATGTTTATTTTATCAACCGGTTAGCAAGACTGCTCTACACCCATTTTCTTATTTGGTCTGACATTTGCGATTTTCACCAGCATAGTTATACTCTAGTTAACATAATAACAATGTTCTGTTGCTAGGAGATTAACTAACCAAGTGGGGGCCACTATACACCATAATAGTGTGAGTATTTTGAGGCAAACAGTCTTGTTGGCTGAGTGGCTGGCAGGCATGTCAGTCTCTGACACTTGTATGATCAttgctaaaaatatatatattctcCTCTAGTATGACCTGTCACTGTGATCACTGTAAGTGAGTTTGATAAAATTTAACAAGTCCTACAAGTACAACAAGATTTATAACTAATGGTTTAGTAAAACAAAAGAAATCAGCAACAGTGACAACTTGAAATTAACAAGTTAACTGATCCTTCCAGCAGATTGTAGTGCTTTTCTTAATGCAGTGTCAAATATAGTCTTGCAAGTTTTAGAACCAGTGAAGCTGACACTATGAGAATTAGTTATCAAACCATTGATGTCGGTAAATTTTGTATTAGCAAGAATACAGTCTTTAAAGAGCACATCTGATTCAAAACAGCAACGTTCAAATGAAGCATTGCTTAGATCACAACTAATAAAAGATACTGGATGGACAAATTTCATACTAAAAAAAGATAAATTTTTCATGTTCTTCAGCTGGTATGAAATAGTCTGTATCGAGCGGTGCCAAGTATTAAATTCTTCTCCATTATAATCTGTACTATTTTTATctgtacttatataattatCCGCAGTTGCAAAATTAGACAGAATATGATCTTGAAACACAACATTAACTTCACGCACTAAAGGGCTTAGTGTGCTGATAAGGCCTTCAAGTTGATAATAGGTTGCCTCATGAAGAATCTCACGTAAAGCTTCAGCTGATTTTGGAAAACACTGGATCACTTCCTCCCCATCCCTCAAGTAGTTAAGTATGTGTCTAAAGTGTGTCCCATCTCTATCAATGAAGAAACTACCATCACTACACTTCATTGGTTCTAGATCATGTCTACCACTAAACATCACTCCCAACATTGACTCAGGATACTTGGTCAGTGTGGAACGTGAGGTTGAGTAACGTGTGCCACCAACATCCAACACAATTCTTCGGTCATCAGAACAACGTATTTTGGCCTTTTCTTCTTCCCATTTCCTTTTTTCTTCCTCTATTAGTTGCTTGTCCCTTGCCACTTCTTCAaacaattgtttgatcaatttAGTTGCTAAGTTACTTTCTGATACAGACATTCTTTGCAATTATCCTAAAACAGATATAAGAAATGCTTTGAAGTACATATTCATGAATTAAATATTGATCATGTTATGTACCTGCATGATAATGCTTATATTGTATTAATTAATACATTGGTACAACTTTATACCACTGTGTGATTGTGTATACTAGCtatttttaaaaggaagtagggattgataaGTAAAGAAATAAACTCAAAAATGCTACAGTTGAAATGAGATCCACgtaataaaaagtaaggaaaaagATTAGATGattacttgctaaaatgagacacactttaatgcctacttttggctagcatcttgaaatgagaccatcaaattagccaaaagtaggcattaaagtgtgtctcattttagcaagtagtcatctaatcttgtttcctcactttttattgcatggatCTCACTCATTTCAGCTATAGCAtctttgagcttgtttccttattttttgtagcatgcatatcaTATCAATCCCTATttcatttaaaattttttttaataactgtagtttgtttactttttatgtagctatattatactctttgttttccacatagtataaatatcactttaAGCAGCTATATTTTACCTTGGTACAGCGTATGTAATAAGCgcttctaaaataattatcgttttgtcttttaaagctattactgcAACTGTTAAAGGTTTCAAccgcatttctaatggcctaaatgttgatgatttaacagtaaaacattgctggagagtccaccattaagagtggaacccttgcttttagaagtctggtgGATCAGCCCCTCAAAGGCAATATTAGCTCACTACCTCACAAAAAAAGCTAATTTACTGGTAAGACTAtaaaatgctagagacaactccttggctACTACACTCGTTCACCCCTGTCTTATGTACACGTACTCACACTTCATTAAAATCACGTGCTTGGGTTGTGGCATGTGCCGCAATTATTAAGCGccacaactattaattatctttcgagaagaacaaagaagtgagtgaatgatgaaagcaaacagcatagtgcagtggacagaacataatcagaacaacagattcgtgaatctgCCATCATTACCGTGGCTGTCTGAAAattctggagccgtacacctagcgcAACCGGGTCTTAtagcaggtaggcaggcagacaaaatccaggtgaattttgaaacttttaaaacttattgtacatcaaaacattcgacttttcacttcgtttaaccaaggtacagcatcattacagcagtactaatgcattccaggtggttttctcaggtaaaatttattgcaaggctgtttttttaaagtgcaaaatttacaaagccatatgatttcttaccaatccctacttattaAGTGCTATCATACTTAATGATACATGCACTTAATTGGCCTGTCCTACCTATCAAAATGCTATAGACTTTCTAAGGTCCTACATACATCTACTCTTTAAGCATCCCATATTAAGTGTCACAATATCAGCAAAATACACAAAAATTGGCTAcactacaggtttttgcaattgaattcatcacctttgcaattgactttgtccCGTTTGCATTAGAGTCCATcacttttgcagtagaatttgtgccgtttgcaattgaattcatcagttttacaattgaattcatcacttttACATTTAATTTAGAATTCGTCACTTTTACATTAGAATTCATCatgtttgcacaagaattctCCATAACAAGATTGGTAGCTGCAGTGAACatgaaaacaagatgtagcagctgctcaTGATCTTGTTGAGGTACAACTGTTgcaaacaactctttataaggcaataattcttccgcTACAGCTTCTTCAACAGCATTCACAATTAGGCTACACCATTGGGATGGGTGTggaacaagctaattaactcgAATGGCTTCACGTATAACCAACTCCAGTTACCCTGTATGGCAAAAAAAAGCTTTTATCGAGCTACGTACCACAGActgacaccttgtgctgtcagtgaaaacaaatggaacacaaaggacaAAAGTAAACCTGTAATGTGTGCATTGTGTATACATACTATGGCATGCAAGGCACCATGCAGTCAGACTAAAGTGACACAAAAATTAAAAGTTCATTAGATCGGTATGCTTGTCTGAGGGCATTAGTACATAAGTCAGTCAGTAGAGAATGACACCAAATCTTAGATTTCATAGTTAACAACTTATTATAGATTAACCctcatgatccctattatacagcaCTACTGTGGTGTATGGTACATATAGTTAACTACCAAACAATAAACAGCTGCAGAAGGTTTTACACTCTACCACAAGAAGACAATGCCAAGTTGACTGAAGTGTTAATTTGCTGTTCTTTATTGATCATCGATTAACTTACACATGAAGCAAAATGAGTCCTTCTCTGTACTATAACTCTTCACTAATCCCACTTCAAGTATGTATATAAAACAAAAGTCTTGGCTAAATCCACCAAAACTGATCATATAATGAAGACTGACTGCTATATCCAGCCTTGAAATGCTGACTGTACACACCAGCTCAGCACAAACCAGATATTTCAAGCCTGGCTAGTTTCAATCTCAACACATTCAAACCGCAAACAAATTCCTCTTATTCCACACTTACAACCCATAAAGGAAGTGTATAGTACTGGAATGATGGAATGGGCAACAACAAAATCAATGACtgcttttgttttttttaagtttTGCACTACTTTACTAAACATTTTAATACACGAATATTCCGTACCGTGGTTGTTCCAACCTCTTTAAGATCATATTAAAATAGCCGTGACCACTGTTAATGCGTGCATAGTATGTCGTGACACTACAGTGGTTTGCATGAACCTTACATAAAGTTGTGCCAGTCAAATGGCACATGCGCTGgggaaattaaccagttttgaaTGACAAAAGTAGCTGCAAGTGCTTTAGTGGTACCTGATGACAATCAATTGTCATTCCAGAGCAGTAGAAAATCTACAATTCATGACTGTATGAATGCATCTAATTTGAATATTTTTGCAACATACACGCAACCGCTGTAGGAGTCCTCATGCCAGTTGGTGTTGACATGGATAGTTCTCCCATTCCTGGAGCAGCTTCTTATTGACTCGGAGGATGATGAAGATGTACCATATGGGTAATAGAGTGGGTAACTCAATGGCCAACCCTCTTAAGCCTGTATAACAAGGCACCAAGAATTGTACAAGTGTTTAGGCAatgttttgtatgtatacagagttaagggagtgtataaacagtggaatggactactggaatggtgaatgaatttttaaaagttcGATATCATtgtttacatccaaataagtacaaccttCCCAAGTAAATAAATAGGATTTCCCTTGAAGTCAACTCTTTTAGCAtacttcacctcaccatagacaaacgTGATATAGTTTATTCACTGGAccggactactggactggaacattTGACTGGGCCACTgaactgacatatttttggtttttacacattttatGGTTGCATTTATTAGCTAAAGGCCTCAAGGAACCTTTAACCTATTACTAAATGCCAAATGCAAGCAGTGGAATAAGCAAAAATTGTCTTCTAGGAATTTCACTACTGTTTTACAACTCTCATACACTCCTTACCCTTGTTTGTAATGTTGGAGGACTGAGATGCAATGGTTAACCAGTTATCAAGCTGCCAATGATATCTGTAGAGCAAACTTTGGGTGAGATACCATACAATttgaggtatgtatgtatgtaagctACACTGTCCATCTTGGAACAATCCATTTTTTAATATACAAATTGTCGCATATCAATTAAAGTTCTTTCTGCCTGCCGTAGCTACTTGCATGCGCTAGATGGCCCACTATATTTGAGACCAAATTCATTAGAGATGCAAGTCAAGAATTATCACTCTCTGTCACTAGTTAATCATTGCTATCACAGTCCTGCACATTGCTACACACAAGGGTTAGGAGTGTATATAAGTGTTGTAATGGCAGTAGTGAAATCCTTAGAAAGACAGTTTTAGCTTATTCCACCGCTTGTATTCGGCATTTAATAATGGGCAGATGATTCCCTGAAAATTTTAGCTATAAGATAAGATATAAATCCAACTGTAAAATGTGTAAATATCAAAAAATATGTCAGCCCAGTAGTCCAGTTCAGTGAATAGTAAATAATACATACATGATGAAGTTATACTTAATTTAAGTTTTCAGACAAGTGATGAAGCATTGAGTCAAAAGTCATACAAGCATTATGGTGAGGCTAAAAGAACTGACTTAAGGAAAACTATTTACTTGGGGGGAGGagttggatgtaaaaaatgatattgaacttttccatcattccagtagtccattccattggTTTAATCTTAGAGGGAGGCAAGCATTTGTCCCCTCACCCTAACTCTTGGAAAATGGAAACTGAATGCCATTTCTTACCCCCTCTTGAAATTTAAGGATGCCATTTGACTAAAAGTGCCTCGAAATCCAATCCAGTGATTGCTATTTTCAAAAACATTCTCAATCATCCACCATTTGGCTAAAACATTACTTTTACATACATTTAATTtcaatcagtggcgtagctagacTTTTAGTGATGGTAGGGCCTAGGTGGAGCACACCTTCACATACGTCCATCCATGCAATTATAAATACACAAGATATGGGACCATCTCACTGTGGACTCTTTGTACATTTATATAGAAAGCTATTAAAGTGCATGGttgtgcctagctagctaaatgtACTACTACACTGCCAGTACACTTTCTGCAGG contains:
- the LOC136263796 gene encoding uncharacterized protein; the encoded protein is MSVSESNLATKLIKQLFEEVARDKQLIEEEKRKWEEEKAKIRCSDDRRIVLDVGGTRYSTSRSTLTKYPESMLGVMFSGRHDLEPMKCSDGSFFIDRDGTHFRHILNYLRDGEEVIQCFPKSAEALREILHEATYYQLEGLISTLSPLVREVNVVFQDHILSNFATADNYISTDKNSTDYNGEEFNTWHRSIQTISYQLKNMKNLSFFSMKFVHPVSFISCDLSNASFERCCFESDVLFKDCILANTKFTDINGLITNSHSVSFTGSKTCKTIFDTALRKALQSAGRIS